A genomic segment from Paenibacillus sp. FSL K6-1096 encodes:
- a CDS encoding Ger(x)C family spore germination protein — protein MKKRMMKVLSVCLPLLLLPVLLTGCWERKELNELAFVLGLGLDKVEDGYMVTMQVVIPSSITSQSAGGSGGSGVPVVLYSFKVKTIYESLRKFNLLSPRSPYLGHIRVMVVGEELAREGLAETLDVIKRSREPRMDFYVMVARGTTAGNVLKVLTPLDRLPANKLFNSLDKSYRISSTTVAVTLDDFIEDLLYEGRNPVLTGVEIEGDPEAGGDKANVERTNPNTRLQYKSVALFQKDKLIGWMDDGITVGYNYIIDNVTKNTGYFKDKNGSLIVMEALDTTTKRKVKIIEGEPHIFLSVKALCNVQEIEGPDKLDNERKIHELELKTQERIVERMEEAVKNITENYNVDSFGFGQSVYRKSPKAWYKLKEQENYLAHLPVHYKAEVIINRVGTIDNSFIDEIKE, from the coding sequence ATGAAGAAGCGGATGATGAAGGTCCTGTCGGTCTGCTTGCCCTTATTGCTGCTTCCTGTGCTGCTTACCGGGTGCTGGGAGCGCAAGGAGCTGAACGAGCTGGCTTTTGTGCTGGGGTTAGGTCTGGACAAGGTGGAGGATGGATATATGGTCACCATGCAGGTGGTGATCCCTTCCTCTATCACCTCACAGAGCGCCGGAGGCTCAGGGGGAAGCGGTGTACCCGTCGTGCTCTATAGCTTCAAGGTCAAAACAATCTACGAATCGCTGCGCAAGTTCAATCTGCTCAGCCCCCGCTCCCCGTATCTGGGACATATCCGTGTAATGGTGGTCGGGGAGGAACTGGCGCGTGAAGGCCTTGCCGAGACGCTCGATGTGATCAAGCGGAGCCGGGAGCCGCGCATGGATTTCTATGTCATGGTGGCACGCGGGACGACTGCCGGGAACGTGCTGAAGGTGCTTACCCCGCTGGACCGTCTGCCCGCGAACAAATTATTTAATTCACTGGACAAGTCCTATAGAATCTCCTCCACAACCGTAGCTGTTACGCTGGACGATTTCATTGAGGATCTGCTGTATGAAGGGAGAAATCCCGTCCTGACGGGTGTGGAAATAGAAGGAGACCCCGAAGCGGGCGGCGACAAGGCCAATGTGGAGCGGACCAATCCAAACACAAGGCTTCAGTATAAAAGCGTTGCTCTCTTTCAAAAGGACAAGCTGATCGGCTGGATGGATGATGGTATCACGGTGGGCTACAACTATATCATTGATAATGTGACGAAGAACACAGGATACTTCAAAGACAAGAATGGAAGCCTGATCGTGATGGAGGCTCTAGATACTACAACCAAGCGCAAGGTGAAAATCATAGAGGGCGAGCCGCATATTTTTCTGAGTGTAAAGGCGTTATGTAATGTGCAGGAAATCGAAGGGCCGGACAAGCTGGATAACGAGAGGAAAATCCATGAACTGGAGCTGAAGACACAGGAGCGGATTGTAGAACGGATGGAGGAGGCGGTAAAGAATATTACTGAAAATTATAATGTGGATTCGTTTGGATTCGGCCAATCGGTCTACCGGAAGAGCCCCAAGGCGTGGTACAAACTGAAAGAGCAGGAGAACTATCTCGCACACCTGCCCGTGCATTACAAGGCTGAGGTAATCATCAACCGGGTAGGAACGATCGATAATTCTTTCATTGATGAAATCAAGGAGTGA